Proteins from a single region of Hydrogenispora ethanolica:
- a CDS encoding ABC transporter permease yields MRNVPIVTEPKGVPQRSLFRSSATQKILAFASLIVMFIFFSLASPNFANVNNIIGILLSTAVNGVLAVGTTFVIITGGIDLSVGTVMTFGAVMTGVFITFLKLPIYIGVLGGLAAGALCGFISGSLTARMKIPPFIATLGMMMITKGLSLVISGTKPIYFTDTLPFMNIAMGTVLGIPSAVWIFFGVAIIANLVLTKTALGRYTFALGSNEEAARLSGINVDAWKIGIYTLGGAFSGLAGIIMASRLASAQPALGQGYEMEAIAAAVIGGTSLSGGEGTILGTVIGAFVMSVLTNGLRILSIPQEWQTVVVGSVVILAVYMDIIRRKKAH; encoded by the coding sequence ATGAGGAATGTACCGATAGTGACGGAGCCGAAAGGCGTTCCGCAACGATCCCTGTTCCGCTCCAGCGCGACCCAGAAGATTCTGGCTTTTGCCAGCCTGATTGTGATGTTTATCTTTTTTTCGCTCGCCTCGCCCAATTTCGCCAACGTCAACAATATCATCGGCATCCTGCTCTCTACCGCGGTCAATGGGGTACTGGCCGTGGGGACGACCTTTGTCATCATTACCGGCGGGATCGATCTCTCGGTGGGCACGGTGATGACTTTTGGAGCGGTGATGACCGGCGTCTTCATCACCTTCTTGAAACTGCCCATTTATATCGGCGTGCTCGGCGGCCTGGCCGCCGGAGCCCTATGCGGCTTCATCAGCGGCTCCTTGACCGCCCGGATGAAGATTCCGCCGTTCATCGCGACCCTGGGCATGATGATGATCACCAAGGGGCTTTCACTGGTGATCTCCGGCACCAAGCCGATCTACTTCACGGACACGCTTCCTTTCATGAATATCGCCATGGGCACGGTTTTAGGGATCCCGAGCGCAGTATGGATCTTCTTCGGGGTGGCCATCATCGCCAATTTGGTTCTGACCAAGACCGCCCTCGGCCGCTATACCTTCGCGCTCGGCAGTAACGAAGAGGCGGCCCGCCTGTCGGGGATCAATGTCGATGCCTGGAAGATCGGCATCTACACCCTGGGCGGAGCATTCAGCGGCCTGGCGGGGATCATCATGGCCTCCCGGCTGGCCTCGGCCCAACCCGCCCTCGGCCAGGGCTACGAAATGGAAGCCATCGCCGCCGCGGTCATCGGCGGCACTTCACTCAGCGGCGGGGAAGGCACCATTTTGGGAACAGTCATCGGCGCATTCGTGATGAGCGTGCTGACCAATGGCTTGCGGATCCTTTCGATTCCCCAGGAATGGCAGACGGTGGTGGTCGGGTCGGTGGTGATCCTGGCGGTCTATATGGATATCATCCGGCGGAAAAAAGCCCATTAG
- a CDS encoding ABC transporter permease: MAVTEKAFNKTLLSVRIAKFRELGLLGFIMILAVLVQTRNASFLTAENINDLVINTAILSILAVGMMLVIVTRGIDLSIGATLALSGMLSAMTVGANPGLSPLWVILLGTLVGMVCGLVLGLLVAKAQILPIIASLGMMNVFRGLTFMVSGGKWVSAYQMPDSFKGIATGSILGINTLIFIAILIYLISFYFINHTRTGRQIYAVGSNPDSARISGINTSRILLLVYTIMGTLAGLAGVLWVSRFASAQNDTGMGYEMNVIAACVLGGVSIAGGSGKISGIILGSLLLGILNNALPLINVSPFWQQAIQGLIILIAVLTNVLVKRGVDRNNLLRRKI, translated from the coding sequence ATGGCTGTAACGGAAAAGGCTTTCAATAAAACACTGCTGAGTGTCAGGATCGCCAAGTTTCGGGAACTCGGCTTGCTGGGATTCATCATGATTCTGGCGGTTTTGGTCCAGACGCGCAATGCCAGCTTTCTGACAGCGGAAAATATTAACGATCTGGTTATCAATACGGCCATCTTGAGTATTCTGGCGGTCGGCATGATGTTGGTCATCGTGACCCGGGGGATCGATCTTTCCATCGGGGCCACGTTGGCCCTCTCGGGCATGCTGTCCGCCATGACGGTCGGCGCCAATCCGGGGCTCTCCCCGCTTTGGGTCATTCTACTTGGGACACTGGTCGGGATGGTTTGTGGACTCGTCTTGGGCTTGCTGGTCGCAAAAGCACAGATCCTGCCCATTATCGCTTCCCTGGGGATGATGAACGTGTTTCGCGGCCTGACTTTTATGGTGAGCGGCGGGAAATGGGTCAGCGCCTATCAGATGCCCGACAGTTTCAAAGGCATCGCCACCGGTTCGATTCTCGGCATCAATACCCTGATTTTTATCGCGATTCTAATTTACCTGATATCGTTCTATTTCATCAACCATACCCGTACCGGCCGCCAGATTTACGCGGTGGGGAGCAATCCCGATTCGGCCCGGATCAGCGGCATCAACACCTCCCGGATTCTATTATTGGTGTATACCATCATGGGGACTCTGGCCGGGCTGGCCGGGGTATTGTGGGTTTCCCGGTTCGCTTCGGCGCAGAATGATACCGGGATGGGGTATGAAATGAATGTCATTGCCGCCTGTGTTTTAGGAGGGGTAAGCATCGCCGGCGGGTCAGGAAAGATCTCCGGGATTATTCTGGGGTCGCTGCTGCTGGGAATTCTGAACAACGCCCTGCCGCTGATCAATGTTTCTCCCTTCTGGCAACAGGCGATCCAGGGCCTGATTATCCTGATTGCCGTCTTAACGAACGTCCTGGTGAAAAGGGGAGTTGACCGGAATAATCTCTTGAGGAGGAAGATATAG
- a CDS encoding ABC transporter permease codes for MEPKTIISRKEFNLKQFFFQWEWMLVLIFILVNTINACLSPYYLDGRGLLSATMTFLDKAFIVFPMAFILILGDIDISVASTVALSSVIMAVGYNAGVPMELAMVIGLAVGTLCGFLNGLIIVKFKELSAVIVTLATMITYRGIAYIILQDQAAGKFPEWYTYLGWGYIGGVPFILVAFIVFAIAFGLLLHKTTFGRRVYAMGTNITACRFSGVRVDQIKLIIFTLAGLMAGVTALFLTSRMGSTRPNIALGYELDVIAMAVLGGVSTAGGKGRIIGAVLAIFLIGYLRYGLGLVNIPAQVLLIIIGLLLVLAVMIPNLKLNLRGKQPQMQQWEERRKIDKTI; via the coding sequence ATGGAACCCAAGACCATAATATCCCGGAAAGAATTCAATCTGAAGCAGTTTTTCTTCCAGTGGGAATGGATGCTCGTCCTGATCTTCATCCTCGTGAATACCATCAATGCCTGTCTGTCCCCTTATTATCTGGATGGACGCGGGTTGCTCAGCGCTACCATGACTTTTTTGGATAAGGCTTTTATTGTCTTTCCGATGGCTTTCATTCTGATTCTGGGAGATATCGATATCTCGGTCGCCTCCACCGTCGCTTTGTCCTCGGTGATCATGGCGGTCGGATACAACGCGGGAGTGCCGATGGAGCTGGCCATGGTCATCGGTTTGGCCGTAGGGACCCTGTGCGGCTTCCTAAACGGCCTGATTATCGTCAAGTTTAAGGAGTTATCCGCGGTGATCGTGACGCTTGCCACCATGATCACGTATCGGGGAATCGCCTATATCATCCTGCAAGATCAGGCGGCTGGCAAATTTCCGGAATGGTACACCTATTTAGGATGGGGTTACATCGGAGGAGTACCCTTTATCCTGGTGGCGTTTATCGTGTTCGCTATCGCATTCGGGTTGTTGCTCCATAAGACGACTTTCGGCAGGCGCGTTTATGCCATGGGAACTAATATTACCGCCTGCCGGTTTTCCGGGGTCCGGGTGGATCAGATAAAACTAATCATCTTTACCCTGGCCGGTTTGATGGCGGGGGTGACCGCCTTGTTCCTGACATCCCGGATGGGCAGTACCCGGCCGAACATCGCGCTCGGTTATGAGTTGGACGTCATCGCCATGGCGGTCTTGGGCGGAGTGAGCACCGCCGGCGGAAAAGGCAGAATCATCGGCGCCGTTTTGGCCATATTCCTGATCGGTTATCTCCGGTACGGACTCGGCTTGGTTAATATCCCCGCCCAGGTGCTGTTGATCATCATCGGCCTGTTGCTGGTATTGGCGGTGATGATCCCCAATCTGAAACTGAACTTGCGCGGCAAACAACCGCAGATGCAGCAATGGGAGGAACGGAGGAAAATCGACAAAACGATATAA
- a CDS encoding ABC transporter substrate-binding protein: MKKVRIGFTLVCLLLVVSLLSGLSLAANPRIYIPVISKGFQHQFWQAVKLGAEKAAKEFDVDITFEGPESEAMVDKQIDMLQTALSKNPKAICLAALDSKAVIPLLMQAKASNIPVIGFDSGVDSDIPVATAATDNVAAAALAADKMAQLIGGKGEVAVIVHDQTSRTGIDRRDGFVNRIKSKYRNIKIVDIQYGAGDHLKSTDLAKAIMQAHPNLKGFFGANEGSAIGVLNAVTELKKTGKIVVVGYDSGKPQIDAVHSGKMAGAITQNPIGIGYEAVKAAVMAIKGQKVKKVIDTGFFWYDRTNIDSAQIKPLLYD, encoded by the coding sequence ATGAAGAAGGTCCGAATCGGTTTTACCCTGGTCTGCCTGTTATTGGTGGTCTCACTGCTCAGCGGTCTTTCCCTTGCGGCCAACCCCAGAATCTATATCCCGGTCATCTCCAAAGGATTCCAGCATCAATTCTGGCAAGCGGTCAAGCTGGGCGCTGAAAAGGCGGCCAAGGAATTTGACGTCGACATCACCTTCGAAGGCCCGGAGAGCGAAGCGATGGTCGACAAGCAGATCGATATGCTCCAGACCGCGCTCAGCAAAAACCCCAAAGCCATCTGCCTGGCCGCTCTCGACAGCAAAGCGGTGATACCCCTGTTGATGCAGGCCAAAGCTTCGAACATCCCGGTCATCGGCTTTGACTCCGGAGTCGACAGCGACATCCCGGTGGCGACCGCCGCCACGGACAACGTAGCCGCCGCCGCTCTGGCCGCCGATAAAATGGCGCAACTCATCGGCGGTAAGGGCGAGGTCGCGGTCATCGTCCATGACCAAACCAGCCGGACCGGAATTGACCGTCGCGATGGTTTCGTGAACCGCATCAAATCCAAGTACCGCAATATCAAGATCGTGGATATCCAATACGGCGCGGGCGATCATCTCAAATCCACCGACCTTGCCAAGGCGATCATGCAGGCTCATCCCAATCTGAAAGGCTTCTTCGGCGCCAATGAGGGTTCGGCTATCGGCGTTTTGAACGCAGTCACCGAACTGAAAAAGACCGGCAAGATCGTGGTCGTCGGTTATGACTCCGGGAAGCCCCAGATCGACGCGGTCCATTCCGGCAAGATGGCCGGCGCGATCACCCAGAACCCGATCGGCATCGGCTATGAAGCGGTAAAAGCCGCAGTCATGGCCATCAAAGGCCAAAAGGTGAAAAAGGTCATCGATACCGGGTTCTTCTGGTATGACCGGACCAACATCGATTCGGCCCAGATCAAGCCATTGCTGTATGACTGA
- the larA gene encoding nickel-dependent lactate racemase — protein sequence MRVNLKYGRAGLTVDLPETPGFLGVLTPAEAPPLEDSQAELQKRLAAPIAAASLAQLARGKKNVCIVVSDITRPVPNRILLPPILDILEENGIARENITILVATGIHRPNEGTELEQLIGKEIAGRYRVVNHFSKRIETMAYVGTIGDRVPVYVNRLYYEADLKILTGFIEPHMWAGYSGGRKSILPGISSIETLQYMHGPEMIAHPLTTYGVLEGNPFHEAGLAIMARAGADFIVNVTLNPAKAITGVFAGDPVQAHLQGCAFLAQHCVHELAEPLDFILTTNAGAPLDCNLYQSVKGMTAAAKALKPGGVVVIATACSEGVGSPEYRELLELVDTPAHFLERLSRREFFIPDQWCAQETYQVMLRNPIWVYSGGIAREQLEKYHFKALSSLESALDQLFARFGPDARWAVVPDGPMIILQTQAMSN from the coding sequence ATGCGAGTCAATCTGAAATATGGCCGGGCGGGTCTGACGGTCGATCTGCCGGAGACTCCCGGATTCCTGGGGGTTCTGACGCCGGCGGAGGCTCCGCCGCTGGAGGATTCCCAAGCGGAACTGCAAAAAAGGTTGGCAGCTCCCATCGCGGCGGCGTCTTTGGCGCAACTGGCGCGGGGAAAGAAAAACGTCTGCATCGTGGTGAGTGATATCACCCGGCCGGTCCCCAACCGGATTTTGTTGCCGCCAATCCTCGATATCCTTGAGGAAAACGGAATCGCCCGGGAGAATATTACGATCCTGGTGGCTACCGGCATTCACCGGCCCAACGAAGGAACTGAGCTGGAACAACTGATCGGGAAAGAGATTGCCGGGCGCTACCGCGTGGTGAATCATTTTTCAAAACGGATCGAAACCATGGCATATGTCGGAACCATCGGCGATCGGGTCCCGGTTTACGTGAACCGGCTTTATTATGAAGCGGACTTAAAAATTCTCACCGGTTTCATTGAACCGCATATGTGGGCGGGATACTCGGGCGGGCGCAAATCGATCCTTCCCGGAATTTCTTCCATCGAGACGCTCCAATATATGCATGGACCGGAGATGATCGCCCATCCGTTGACGACTTACGGCGTGCTGGAGGGGAATCCCTTCCACGAGGCCGGCCTGGCGATCATGGCGAGAGCCGGAGCGGATTTTATCGTCAATGTGACTTTAAATCCGGCCAAAGCGATCACCGGCGTCTTTGCCGGCGATCCGGTCCAGGCTCACTTGCAGGGTTGCGCCTTTTTGGCCCAACATTGTGTACATGAATTAGCGGAACCGTTGGATTTTATCCTCACCACCAACGCCGGAGCGCCGCTGGACTGCAATCTCTACCAAAGCGTCAAGGGGATGACCGCGGCTGCGAAAGCGTTAAAACCCGGCGGAGTGGTTGTCATTGCCACTGCCTGTTCCGAAGGCGTCGGCAGCCCCGAATATCGCGAGCTTCTTGAACTCGTGGATACGCCGGCCCATTTCTTGGAACGCTTGTCGCGGCGGGAGTTTTTTATTCCCGACCAATGGTGCGCCCAGGAAACCTACCAAGTCATGCTGCGAAATCCGATCTGGGTGTATTCCGGGGGAATTGCCCGTGAGCAGCTGGAGAAGTATCATTTTAAGGCGCTCTCTTCGTTGGAATCTGCCCTTGATCAATTATTCGCTCGATTCGGACCGGACGCCCGATGGGCGGTCGTTCCGGATGGCCCCATGATAATCCTTCAAACCCAAGCGATGTCCAATTAA
- a CDS encoding sugar ABC transporter ATP-binding protein → MAEYLLEMKGITKTFPGVKALDNVHFQLKPQEIHALMGENGAGKSTFIKIITGVHPPAQGEIYLNGARVEIRNPHDAQNLGIAAIYQHVTCYPDLTVTENIFMSHEKVQRGTGRILWRPMHQEAKRLLTELGVEIDPKTQMGALSVAQQQTVEIAKALSTNAKIIIMDEPTSALTKRESEELYRITKQLRDNGAAVIFISHRLEDMYRLAGRVTVLRDGRYIGTWDVKEISSEKLIVAMVGREITQMFPERKKTVGAEALRVEKLGKTGVFADVSFALHQGEILGLTGLVGAGRSEVCQAIFGITPYDRGEIFVAGKKVDITHPLAAMELGIGYLPEDRQKQGLLLPWGVARNITLPALKKLATRGWLNESKEADVARTFAEKLQVKAKSVFDPVGSLSGGNQQKVLVAKLLTTEVKIIILDEPTKGIDVGAKSAIYEIMRDLAHQGYGIIMISSEMPEVLGMSDRIIVMREGRVTKILDGQDATQEIILEAAMVNRSDEKTAQTAG, encoded by the coding sequence TTGGCAGAATATTTATTGGAAATGAAAGGGATTACCAAAACGTTTCCTGGCGTAAAAGCCCTCGATAACGTGCATTTCCAGCTGAAACCGCAGGAGATCCACGCGCTGATGGGAGAGAACGGGGCCGGCAAATCGACCTTCATTAAGATTATCACCGGGGTCCATCCGCCCGCTCAAGGCGAGATTTACCTCAACGGCGCGCGAGTGGAGATTCGTAACCCGCATGATGCGCAAAACCTGGGGATTGCCGCCATTTATCAGCATGTGACCTGTTATCCCGATCTGACGGTTACGGAAAATATCTTCATGAGCCACGAAAAGGTGCAACGGGGGACCGGCCGGATCTTGTGGCGCCCGATGCATCAGGAGGCCAAAAGGCTCCTGACTGAGCTGGGAGTGGAGATCGATCCCAAAACCCAGATGGGCGCCCTGAGCGTGGCCCAGCAGCAAACCGTGGAGATCGCCAAAGCGCTTTCCACCAACGCGAAGATCATCATCATGGACGAACCGACTTCGGCCCTGACCAAACGGGAGAGCGAGGAATTATACAGGATTACCAAGCAACTCCGGGATAACGGCGCCGCGGTGATCTTTATCTCCCACCGCCTGGAGGATATGTACCGGTTGGCCGGCAGGGTCACGGTACTAAGAGACGGACGGTATATCGGAACTTGGGATGTCAAAGAGATCTCCAGTGAAAAACTGATCGTCGCCATGGTAGGCCGGGAAATTACCCAGATGTTTCCGGAGCGAAAAAAAACCGTCGGCGCGGAGGCGCTGCGGGTCGAGAAACTTGGAAAAACCGGGGTCTTCGCCGATGTTTCATTCGCGCTTCATCAGGGAGAAATTTTAGGATTGACGGGACTGGTGGGAGCGGGCCGGAGCGAGGTCTGTCAAGCGATTTTCGGCATTACCCCTTATGATCGGGGTGAGATCTTCGTGGCCGGGAAAAAGGTGGACATCACTCACCCCTTGGCTGCAATGGAGCTGGGCATCGGCTACCTGCCCGAAGACCGCCAGAAACAGGGGCTCCTGCTCCCTTGGGGCGTAGCGCGGAACATCACGCTGCCAGCTTTAAAGAAGCTGGCAACGCGAGGCTGGTTAAATGAATCCAAAGAGGCGGATGTCGCGCGCACCTTTGCGGAGAAACTTCAAGTTAAGGCCAAAAGCGTTTTTGATCCGGTCGGTTCACTCTCGGGCGGGAATCAGCAAAAAGTACTGGTGGCAAAGTTGCTGACCACGGAGGTCAAGATCATCATCCTGGATGAACCCACCAAAGGCATTGATGTCGGGGCGAAGTCGGCCATCTATGAAATCATGCGGGATCTGGCGCACCAAGGCTACGGAATCATCATGATCTCCTCCGAAATGCCGGAGGTGCTCGGTATGAGCGACCGGATCATCGTGATGCGGGAAGGAAGGGTGACCAAGATCCTGGACGGCCAGGATGCGACTCAGGAGATCATCCTCGAGGCCGCGATGGTAAACCGCAGCGACGAAAAAACCGCTCAAACCGCAGGATAA
- a CDS encoding LacI family DNA-binding transcriptional regulator, giving the protein MATIYDVARKAGVSTTTVSRVLNNHPYVREETRIKVQSLLKELHFIPNSNASSLVRKTTNTIAVILPDVTNHFFTTLLRGAEDQANEDGFAVIFGNTDEDIQKEQTYIQMFLERRIDGLIIAPVSPKVINLKTVIKREIPLVLVDREVEALITDFVGTDNQRNAQSLVEYLIGLGHKTIAIISGSQENSAHRQRIDGYRAALLNAGIPIDERLILYGDKPNIETGTRLVRNLLQQAPRPTTIFAVNNFLAIGGVVALREANFNVPEDIGIVCFDDNDSASVLNPFFTSINQPAYMMGQMAVDILVHRMKHKNSSPTRVLLESNFLIRGSVKPARSID; this is encoded by the coding sequence ATGGCAACGATTTATGATGTTGCAAGAAAAGCGGGGGTTTCGACCACCACTGTCTCCAGGGTGCTTAATAACCATCCGTATGTTCGTGAGGAAACCCGGATTAAGGTTCAATCCCTGCTGAAAGAGTTACATTTTATTCCAAACAGCAACGCCAGCAGCTTGGTGCGAAAAACCACCAATACCATTGCAGTGATTCTCCCCGATGTTACGAATCATTTTTTCACTACCCTGTTACGTGGCGCCGAAGATCAAGCGAATGAAGATGGATTTGCTGTTATCTTCGGAAATACTGATGAAGATATTCAGAAAGAACAGACCTATATTCAAATGTTTCTTGAACGCAGGATTGACGGTTTGATTATCGCTCCGGTCTCTCCCAAGGTTATTAACCTAAAAACAGTTATTAAAAGGGAGATACCTTTAGTACTGGTGGACCGCGAGGTTGAAGCATTAATAACTGATTTCGTGGGAACAGACAACCAGCGTAATGCGCAAAGCTTAGTCGAGTATTTAATTGGCTTAGGCCATAAAACTATTGCGATAATCTCCGGTTCTCAAGAGAATTCAGCTCACCGCCAAAGAATCGATGGATATCGAGCGGCTTTACTGAACGCCGGCATCCCCATTGATGAACGATTAATTCTTTACGGAGACAAACCGAACATCGAAACCGGGACCAGACTGGTCCGTAATTTATTACAACAGGCTCCCCGGCCAACCACGATTTTTGCCGTGAACAACTTTTTAGCGATTGGGGGGGTTGTTGCATTGCGGGAAGCGAACTTCAATGTTCCCGAGGACATCGGAATTGTCTGTTTTGATGATAACGATTCCGCATCGGTATTAAACCCTTTCTTTACTTCAATTAACCAGCCCGCTTACATGATGGGGCAGATGGCGGTGGACATATTAGTGCACCGGATGAAACATAAAAATTCTTCCCCCACCCGGGTACTTTTGGAGTCTAATTTTTTGATCCGTGGTTCCGTGAAACCAGCCCGTAGCATTGATTGA
- a CDS encoding sugar ABC transporter ATP-binding protein: MDEILVRMEGIEKTFPGVHALSQCQFELRSGEIHALVGENGAGKSTLMKVLTGVYRKDAGRIFYQGKEVEIVNPKTAQELGISIIYQEFNLMPHLTVAQNIFIGREPRQRAHFILNEPEMNRQTQELLDALHLDLDPRIRVADLTVAKQQMVEIAKALSYQSKVLIMDEPTATLTEAEIKELFRIIRQLRDKGVGVIYISHRMEELKQISDRVTVMRDGRYIDTVVTADVTIDRIIGMMVGREIYETFHQNTVDAGSEIVLEVKNLNRGRLIRDVSFQLKKGEVLGFAGLMGAGRTEVARAIFGADPIDSGEIYVKGRRIGIKNPKDAVRCGIGYLSEDRKRYGLILGMELETNIVLAAFERFLGFMGWVNVARTRSQAQAIVEELQIKTPGLQQRVKHLSGGNQQKVVVGKWLVRDCDILIFDEPTRGIDVGAKSEIYKLLNRLAESGKAIIMISSELPEILRMSHRIVVMCEGRITGELSAAEATQERIMQYATSR, translated from the coding sequence ATGGATGAAATTCTGGTTCGGATGGAAGGAATCGAAAAAACCTTTCCCGGAGTTCATGCGCTCAGCCAGTGCCAGTTTGAGCTCCGCTCCGGCGAGATTCATGCGCTGGTCGGCGAGAACGGCGCCGGAAAATCGACGCTGATGAAGGTACTCACCGGTGTATACCGGAAAGATGCCGGACGCATCTTCTATCAGGGAAAGGAAGTGGAGATCGTTAATCCCAAGACGGCCCAGGAATTGGGGATCAGCATTATTTATCAGGAGTTTAATCTGATGCCCCATCTGACGGTGGCCCAGAATATCTTCATTGGCCGCGAACCGCGCCAAAGGGCCCATTTCATCCTGAATGAACCAGAGATGAACCGCCAGACTCAGGAACTATTGGATGCGTTACATCTGGATCTGGATCCGCGGATCCGGGTGGCTGACCTGACCGTCGCCAAACAGCAGATGGTCGAGATCGCCAAAGCGTTATCCTACCAATCCAAGGTGCTGATCATGGATGAACCGACCGCGACCTTGACCGAGGCCGAGATCAAGGAACTTTTTCGGATCATTCGCCAACTCCGCGATAAAGGAGTGGGCGTCATCTACATCTCCCACCGGATGGAGGAGTTAAAGCAGATCTCCGACCGGGTCACCGTGATGCGGGACGGACGCTATATCGATACCGTGGTGACGGCCGATGTCACCATCGACCGGATCATCGGCATGATGGTCGGCCGGGAAATCTACGAGACATTTCATCAAAATACCGTTGACGCCGGTTCGGAAATCGTGCTGGAAGTCAAAAACCTGAACCGGGGCCGGCTAATCCGGGATGTCAGCTTTCAACTGAAAAAAGGCGAGGTCCTCGGTTTCGCCGGACTGATGGGCGCCGGCCGCACCGAGGTGGCGCGGGCCATCTTCGGAGCGGACCCCATCGATTCCGGGGAGATCTATGTGAAGGGTCGCCGGATCGGCATAAAGAACCCCAAGGATGCGGTTCGCTGCGGCATCGGCTACCTCTCCGAGGACCGGAAACGGTACGGATTGATCCTCGGGATGGAGCTGGAAACCAATATTGTGCTCGCCGCCTTTGAGCGCTTTTTGGGTTTCATGGGCTGGGTCAATGTGGCGCGGACCCGCAGCCAGGCCCAGGCGATCGTGGAGGAGCTGCAGATCAAGACTCCCGGTCTGCAACAGAGAGTGAAGCATCTCTCGGGCGGGAACCAGCAAAAGGTGGTCGTCGGCAAATGGTTGGTGCGGGACTGCGACATCCTGATCTTCGATGAACCCACCCGCGGGATCGATGTCGGCGCCAAGAGCGAGATTTATAAGTTGTTGAACAGGTTGGCGGAGAGCGGCAAGGCCATCATCATGATTTCCTCGGAGTTGCCCGAGATCTTGCGGATGAGCCACCGCATCGTGGTGATGTGCGAAGGCCGGATCACCGGCGAACTGAGCGCAGCCGAGGCCACGCAGGAACGGATCATGCAGTATGCGACCAGCCGTTAA
- the rhaS gene encoding rhamnose ABC transporter substrate-binding protein produces the protein MISLALALVLFGSLSLAASPKRFAIVFKNTGNPYGEKMMEGFKNAIGELGGTAILKAPDQPTVEAQIQMVEELIAQRVDSIAVSANDQDALQPVLTKAAREGIKVLSLDSAVNPQSRLVHVNQADSERIGRILIQAVAKMIGGKGQIAVLSATSQATNQNTWIQWMKEELKNPKYRQIKLVKVAYGDDLRDKSVSETEALLKSYPNLKGIIAPTTVGIAAAGKVLTDKGLKGKVHLTGLGLPSEMADYIESGVCEWMYLWNPIDVGYLAGYAADALVKGSITGKAGESFKAGRLGTKKIIKVGDGTEIMLGDPFKFDKQNIADWKKVY, from the coding sequence ATCATTTCCCTGGCGTTGGCGCTGGTATTGTTCGGTAGCCTTAGCCTGGCCGCATCCCCCAAACGGTTTGCCATCGTATTTAAGAATACCGGCAATCCTTACGGCGAGAAGATGATGGAAGGATTCAAGAATGCCATTGGGGAGTTGGGAGGAACGGCGATCCTGAAAGCCCCCGATCAACCGACGGTGGAAGCGCAGATTCAGATGGTGGAGGAGCTGATTGCCCAACGGGTGGATTCTATCGCCGTCTCCGCCAATGACCAGGATGCCCTCCAGCCCGTTCTGACCAAAGCCGCCAGGGAAGGAATTAAAGTCCTTTCGCTGGACTCCGCCGTAAATCCTCAAAGCCGGCTGGTCCATGTCAACCAGGCGGATTCGGAGCGCATCGGCCGGATCCTGATTCAAGCCGTCGCCAAAATGATCGGCGGTAAAGGCCAGATCGCCGTTTTAAGCGCAACGTCACAAGCTACCAACCAGAATACCTGGATTCAGTGGATGAAGGAAGAACTGAAAAATCCGAAATACCGTCAGATCAAACTGGTTAAAGTGGCCTACGGCGATGATCTGCGGGATAAGAGCGTTTCCGAAACGGAAGCGTTGCTCAAATCCTATCCGAACTTGAAGGGGATCATCGCCCCGACGACCGTGGGCATTGCCGCGGCCGGCAAGGTTCTCACCGACAAAGGTTTGAAGGGCAAAGTCCATCTGACCGGTTTGGGGCTACCCAGCGAGATGGCGGACTACATCGAGAGCGGCGTCTGCGAATGGATGTACCTGTGGAATCCCATCGATGTCGGTTATCTGGCCGGATATGCGGCGGACGCGCTGGTAAAAGGCTCGATTACCGGCAAGGCCGGCGAGTCATTTAAAGCCGGCCGGCTTGGCACCAAAAAGATCATTAAGGTGGGAGACGGAACTGAAATCATGTTGGGCGATCCCTTTAAGTTTGACAAACAAAACATCGCCGACTGGAAGAAAGTCTACTAA